Proteins from one Peromyscus eremicus chromosome 8a, PerEre_H2_v1, whole genome shotgun sequence genomic window:
- the Mfsd11 gene encoding UNC93-like protein MFSD11 isoform X2: protein MEATESAQNNVTKAVDAFKKSLKLCVTKEMLLLSVTTAYTGLELTFFSGVYGTCIGAVNKFGTEEKSLIGLSGIFIGIGEILGGSLFGLLSKNNRFGRNPVVLLGTLVHFVAFYLIFLNMPGDAPIAPLEGTDSSAYIRPSKEVAILCSFLLGLGDSCFNTQLLSILGFLYSEDSAPAFAVFKFVQSICAAVAFFYSNYLLLHWQLLVMVIFGFFGTISFFTVEWDAAAIVARGSDYRSI, encoded by the exons GTCTGCCCAGAACAACGTGACAAAGGCAGTAGATGCGTTTA aaaaatCTCTGAAGTTATGTGTCACCAAGGAGATGCTCCTTCTGAGCGTTACGACTGCCTACACAG GTCTGGAGCTGACGTTCTTCTCTGGGGTGTACGGGACTTGTATTGGAGCCGTAAACAAATTTGGGACAGAAGAGAAAAGCCTCATTGGACTCTCTGGAATTTTCATCGGCATTGGAGAAATTTTAG GTGGAAGCCTCTTTGGCCTGCTGAGCAAGAATAATCGCTTTGGCAGAAATCCAGTCGTGCTGCTGGGCACCCTGGTGCACTTTGTCGCCTTCTACCTGATCTTTCTCAACATGCCTGGAGATGCACCCATCGCCCCCTTAGAGGGAACTGACAGCAGTGCGTACATCAGGCCCAG CAAAGAAGTCGCCATTCTCTGCAGTTTCCTGCTGGGCCTGGGAGACAGTTGCTTCAACACGCAGCTGCTCAGCATTTTGGGTTTTCTCTACTCGGAAGACAGCGCGCCAGCCTTCGCAGTCTTTAAGTTTGTCCAG TCGATCTGCGCAGCCGTGGCTTTCTTCTACAGCAACTACCTCCTCCTCCACTGGCAACTCCTGGTCATGGTGATATTTGGGTTTTTTGGAACCATTTCATTTTTCACTGTGGAGTGGGACGCTGCTGCCATTGTGGCCCGAGGCTCTGACTACCGAAGTATTTGA